DNA from Flavobacteriales bacterium:
TCCGCAGCGCGGGTCCTCAGCTTCCACATCGAGGAGCACACCTGGCTGGCCTTCGACCTGCCGCTTCCCCCGGAGCCTGCGGTGACGCCGGATTGGAGCCGGCCCGCCGCCCTGCGGGAGGCCCATGCCGACGGGCGTGAACCCGTTTCGAGCGATGTGCTCCTGCGCTACCGCGTGGTCGCCGCAGGGGACCCGGCGCCGTGAAGGGCTGACGCCCGTCCGCTGCCCGGGTGCCGCGCCGGCCTTAGCTTAACCGCGCCTTGCGCGCCGCATCATGGATGAACTGACCGACGCCTGGACGAGGACCGATGCGCACCTGCTGGTGCGTCTGGCGGTGGCTGCGGGCATCGGATTCCTGATCGGCCTGGAGCGGGAGTTCGCCAAGCGCGTGCGCGAGCGGGCTGATGCGGGGCAGGAGCCCACCGCCCAGGAGAAGCAGTTCGCCGGCCTGCGCACCTTCACCCTCATTGCGCTGCTCGGTTTCCTCGCAGCGCTATCCGCTGACTCCCTGGGGGCGTGGTTCTTCGGCCTGTCCCTCGCAGGGTTCATCGGGCTGCTGGTCACTTCGTACCGTGCCAGCATCCGGCGCGGCGATGTGGGCGCCACCTCCGAGGTGACGGCGCTCATCACCTTCCTGCTCGGCGGCCTGGCCTACGAAGGCGAGCTGCTCTTCATCATCATCGTCGCGGTGCTGGTGCTCCTGCTGCTGTCCTTCAAGCTGCCGCTGCACCGCTTCGTCACGCGGCTCAATGAGCAGGAGGTGCGCGCCATCATCGAGTTCGTGGTCATCACCGTGCTCGTGCTCCCGTTCCTGCCGAATGAGGGCTTTGGCCCGCATGGCACCTGGAATCCGAAGGAGATCTGGACCATGGTGGTGCTGGTCTCCGGGATCAGCCTGGTGGGTTACCTGCTGGCCAAGTTCCTCGGCAGCGGAAGGGGCACGCTGATGGCCGGCGTTGTGGGCGGGCTGGTCTCCAGCACGGCCGTGGCGCTGGGCTTCGCCCGCAGGATGCGCGACGGGCAGGGCACGGCCGCGCACCTGGCGCTGGGCATCCTGGCGGCCGCAGCCATCATGTACCCCCGCATGCTGCTGGAGGTCTTCGCGGCGAATCGCGCCCTGCTGGGCACCGTGGCCTTCCCGCTCGTGGTGATTACCCTGGCCGGGCTGGGGTCGGCAGCGGTCCTCCGCCGGACGCGGTCCGATGAGAGCGATGCACCGCCGATGCTCGCCAATCCCCTGAATTTCCGCATCGCTCTGCAGTTCGCGGTGCTCTATGCGGTGGTACGTTGGCTGGTGGTGTGGGCCAACGTGCGCTTCGGCGATGCAGGCACCTATGTTGCGGGCGCGGTGGCCGGCATCACCGATGTGGATGCAGTGACGCTGGGGATGTCGCGCCTGGCGATGGATCCCGTGTGGGAGCAGCAGGCCGTGGTCACCATCCTGCTGGCGGCGCTGGTGAATACGCTGGTAAAGCACTTCATCGTGCTCGTCGTGGGCGGCAGGGCGCTCTGGCGGGCGGTGACGCCCGGCTTCATCGCCATGGAGCTCGCTGCGCTCGGCGGCATCCTCTGGGCGGCTTGGGGCTGACCGCCCGGCGGTCAGTCCTTGGTGAAACGCAACTGCGCCGTCCCCCCGGGGCCGTTGATGCGGGCCACGTAGAGGCCGGGCGTGAGCGCCTGGATGTCGAGGATGCCCTGGTAGCGGGTGCTCAGGGCGATGCGGCCCGTGGCATCGAGCACCTCCAGCAGCGCACCGACGGGGGCGCCTGCGAAGCTGATGCGTTCCTGCGCGGGATTCGGCACCGCGCGCAGCGCGGCGTCCTCCGCCCGGTCGGTGACCGAGGTGGTCAGGCCCTCGTAGATGGTGTGCACGGCGTTGATGGCCGGGGCTTTCAGCACTTCCACCGTGCCATTGGGCCAGCGGATGCTCACCTCCTCCACCTCGGTATCGCTGCCGAGGCCGAAGTGGGCGCCGATGAAGCTCATGTAGCGGAAGCCGTCGCCGCTGCGGATGTCGCGGATCTGGGTGCCCAGCGCACTGGTGATGGTCACCCGGGCGCCGATCGCATCGCGGTTGCTCACCACGCCCACCGGGATGATGCGGATCCAGTTGTTGGCGTTGCCGTTGTTCCGCTGGTAGCCGTTCCCGGTGCAGACATCCAGGAAGCCGTCGCCATCCATGTCGCCCACCGCGTGGTTGCCCGTGGAGGTGTTGCCCGTGGTGAAGGTGCCATCGCCGTTGTTGAGGTGGAGGCCGCCGCCGCCGAGGATGTCCACGTAGCCGTTGTTGTCGAAGTCGTGCGCCGTCCACTCGATGCTGGAGCCGGCGACGAGGTCCATGCCGCTGCCGGCGGTGCCATTGGTGAAGTTGCCGGCGCCATCGTTGAGCATCAGCTTATGGGCGCCTCCGCCGCTCGATCCAATGAGCACGTCCATGTCGCCATCGTTGTCGAAGTCGCCCCAGGCGCTGCTCCAGCTCTGGTGGCCGTCGGCGAGGCCTTGCGCCGGCGCGATGTTGGCGAATCCGCCGCTGCCGTTGTTGAGCATCATCAGGTCGGTGGGGTCGCATCCGCACTTGGCCACGAAGAGGTCCATGGCGCCGTCGTTGTCGATGTCGGTGAAGATGCTGCCGTAGTTGCCGCAGGTGGTGCCGTAGCCGCCTTGCGTGTGCACCAGCTGGCCGGCGCCGTTGTTGATGAAGGCCACATTCGCATCCACATCGTGGCAGACGAAGGCGTCGAGGTGGCCGTCGAGATTGATGTCGACGAAGTTGGTGCGCTGGCTGAAGATGTATTGCGTCGGGCTGAACTGCGTGTAGGCGGAACCATCGGCGTTGGCGGTCATGAAGGTGGCGCCGCTGCCGCCGCCGTAGAGCAGGTCGCGGTGGCCGTTGCTGTCCCAGTCGCCCACGGCGAAGCTCCACGATGCGGTGTTCGCGGCATTGGTGGTGGGGAAGGTGACGGTGGTATAGGCGGCATCCTCGCCCTGGTAGGCCACCTTGAAGCTGGCATAGCCGGGCATCACCGCGTCGTCACGGCCATCGTTGTTCATGTCCACGGCACCTTGGATGCCGCTGGCGTTGGGGATGATGACATTGGTGAAGGTGATGAGCGCAGGTGGGGGCGGGGGAGGCGGCTGCACCAGCGTGAGGTTGAACGCGAAGGGAGCCGTGGAGTACCGGTTGTCGAAGGCGATGGTGTAGGTGGTGCCCGCAGTCACCGCCCAGGTGGCCATGGCCGTGAGGCTTCCACCGCCATCGTCGTCCCAGGCCACGCAGGTGAGGGCATCGCAGGTGCCGGTGTAGACGCTCACGCGCGTGTCGTTGACCGGATAGCCGGGTATGTTGGTCGTGATCCGCACGCTGGTGTCCATGGTGGCGGTGTACCGGAACCACGCGGCGTTGGCGCCATTGGTGCCGCCGCCGCAATAGGTGTTCGGGTCGCCCTGCACCGGGCCCACGTTGGTGACGCCCAAAATGACGGATGGGGCGGTGGCGCAAGTGCCCTGCTGGGCGGCGGTGGGAAGTGCGGCCAGCAGGGCGCTGGCGGCGAAGAATCGCTTCATGGGATGCCGGCACCGGCATGAGGCCGTGCCGAGGGAGTGACGCCAGCAAGGCCGGAAAGGTTGCCAATGGCCCGACGGAGAGATGAACGGCGCGGATGGCGGAGAAGCACAGGTGTCGGCAACGCCCCTCAGTAGGCTGAGAGCCGTTCCACCGACGCCTTCAACCTTCCCTTCGGCAGGAAACCCTGCTCCAGCGGGATGGCGAAGGGCACCGGGGTATCCCAGCTGGCTACGCGGACGATCGGCGCATCCAGGTGCTCGAAGGCATGCTCGGCGATGATGGCCGCCAGCTCACCGCCGAAGCCGGCGGTCAGCGTGTCCTCGTGCAGCAGCAGCACCTTGCCGGTCTTCTTCACGCTGGCCAGGATGGTCTCCACGTCCAGCGGCACTAGGGTGCGCAGGTCGATGATGTCGATGTCGATGCCGGTCTCCCGCTGCACATCGGTGGCCCAATGCACGCCCATGCCGTAGGTGATGATGCTCATCGCCGACCCTTCGCGCACCACGCGGGCCTTGCCGAAGGGGATGCCGTATGGCTGCTCGGGCACCGGTCCGTTGATGCTGCGGTACATGGCCTTGTGCTCGAAGAACATCACCGGGTTGGGGTCCTCGAAGGCCGTCATCAGCAGGCCCTTGGCATCGTAGGGGTTGCTGGGGAACACCACCTTCAGCCCCGGCGTCTTCACGAACCACATCTCGTTGCTCTGGCTGTGGAAGGGGCCCGCGCCCACGCCCGCGCCGCTGGGCATCCGCACCACCACGTCGGCGTGCTGGCCCCAGCGGTAGTGCATCTTCGCCAGGTTGTTGCAGATCTGGGTGATGCCCTCGCTCACGAAGTCGGCGAACTGCATCTCCATCATGGCCTTCATGCCCTTGATGCTCAAGCCCAGCGAAGCTCCGAGGATGGCGCTCTCGCACAGCGGCGTGTTCCGCACCCGCTCTTTGCCGAACTGCTCCACGAAGCCCTCGGTGATCTTGAAGGCCCCGCCGTATTCGGCGATGTCCTGCCCCATCAGCACCAGCCCCGGGTGGCGCTCCATGCTCTGGCGCAGACCTTCCTGGATGGCGTCGATCATGCGTTTCTCGGGGGCGCCGCTTGCGGCGGGTTCTGCTGGCAGCGCAGCAGGTCGACGCGATGCGTCGACGCTACTGGTGCCACGACCTATGTCCGCATACACGTCCGCATGTTCCCGTTCCGCATCGGGCACGGGTTCCGGCTCCTCGAACGCGTGCTTCAGGTCGGCCTCGATGCCGTCTTTCAGGCGGGCGCGGATCGCATCGCGCTGCGCGATGGTGAGCACGCCCGTCTTCAGCAGCCAGGCCTCATAGTTGGCCACGGGGTCCTTCTTGCCCCACTCCTCGAAGAGCTCCTTGGGCACGTACTTGGTGCCGCTCGCCTCCTCATGGCCGCGCATGCGGAAGGTGATGCACTCCACCAGGATGGGCCTGGGGTTCTCGCGCACGCTGTCGGCCAGGCGGGCCAGCGTTTCCTGCACTTCCAGGATGTTGTTGCCCGCGATCTGCACGCCCTCTATGCCGTAGCCCACGGCCTTGTCCACGAAGCTCTTCATACGGAACTGCTCGCTGCTTGGCGTGCTCAGCCCGTAGCCGTTGTTCTCGATGATGAAGAGCACCGGGAGGTCCCATACAGCGGCCACGTTCACGCTCTCGTGGAAGTCGCCCTCGCTGGTGGCGCCATCGCCGGTGAAGACGATGGTGCAGCGGCTCTCCTTCTTCAGCTTGTGGGCCAGCGCAATGCCGTCGGCGATGCCCATCTGGGGGCCCAGGTGGCTGATCATGCCCACCACCTTGTGCTCCTGGCTGCCGAAGTGGAAGCTGCGCTCGCGGCCCTTGCTGTAGCCGGTGGCCTTGCCCTGCCACTGCGCAAAGAGCTTGCGGAAGGGCATGCCGCGCGTGGTGAATACGCCCAGGTTGCGGTGCATGGGCAGGATGTACTCATCATCGCGCAGGGCCATGGTGGCCCCCACGGCGATGGCCTCCTGGCCGATGCCGCTGAACCACTTGCTGATCTTGCCCTGCCGCAGCAGGCTCAGCATCTTCTCCTCGATGATGCGGGGGAAGACGAGCTTCTCGTAGGTCTCGATGAGGAAGGCGTCGCTGCGGGTGCCGCGCTCGAACCGGAGCTGGCGGTCTTCGATGGTGGTCGGGGCCATGGATGGGGGATGCGGGGGCAAAGGTATCCGGAGGCCGAGAGCTTGAGGGGCCGTGGCCAGTAGCAGGGCGC
Protein-coding regions in this window:
- a CDS encoding CRTAC1 family protein translates to MKRFFAASALLAALPTAAQQGTCATAPSVILGVTNVGPVQGDPNTYCGGGTNGANAAWFRYTATMDTSVRITTNIPGYPVNDTRVSVYTGTCDALTCVAWDDDGGGSLTAMATWAVTAGTTYTIAFDNRYSTAPFAFNLTLVQPPPPPPPALITFTNVIIPNASGIQGAVDMNNDGRDDAVMPGYASFKVAYQGEDAAYTTVTFPTTNAANTASWSFAVGDWDSNGHRDLLYGGGSGATFMTANADGSAYTQFSPTQYIFSQRTNFVDINLDGHLDAFVCHDVDANVAFINNGAGQLVHTQGGYGTTCGNYGSIFTDIDNDGAMDLFVAKCGCDPTDLMMLNNGSGGFANIAPAQGLADGHQSWSSAWGDFDNDGDMDVLIGSSGGGAHKLMLNDGAGNFTNGTAGSGMDLVAGSSIEWTAHDFDNNGYVDILGGGGLHLNNGDGTFTTGNTSTGNHAVGDMDGDGFLDVCTGNGYQRNNGNANNWIRIIPVGVVSNRDAIGARVTITSALGTQIRDIRSGDGFRYMSFIGAHFGLGSDTEVEEVSIRWPNGTVEVLKAPAINAVHTIYEGLTTSVTDRAEDAALRAVPNPAQERISFAGAPVGALLEVLDATGRIALSTRYQGILDIQALTPGLYVARINGPGGTAQLRFTKD
- a CDS encoding dehydrogenase E1 component subunit alpha/beta, with amino-acid sequence MAPTTIEDRQLRFERGTRSDAFLIETYEKLVFPRIIEEKMLSLLRQGKISKWFSGIGQEAIAVGATMALRDDEYILPMHRNLGVFTTRGMPFRKLFAQWQGKATGYSKGRERSFHFGSQEHKVVGMISHLGPQMGIADGIALAHKLKKESRCTIVFTGDGATSEGDFHESVNVAAVWDLPVLFIIENNGYGLSTPSSEQFRMKSFVDKAVGYGIEGVQIAGNNILEVQETLARLADSVRENPRPILVECITFRMRGHEEASGTKYVPKELFEEWGKKDPVANYEAWLLKTGVLTIAQRDAIRARLKDGIEADLKHAFEEPEPVPDAEREHADVYADIGRGTSSVDASRRPAALPAEPAASGAPEKRMIDAIQEGLRQSMERHPGLVLMGQDIAEYGGAFKITEGFVEQFGKERVRNTPLCESAILGASLGLSIKGMKAMMEMQFADFVSEGITQICNNLAKMHYRWGQHADVVVRMPSGAGVGAGPFHSQSNEMWFVKTPGLKVVFPSNPYDAKGLLMTAFEDPNPVMFFEHKAMYRSINGPVPEQPYGIPFGKARVVREGSAMSIITYGMGVHWATDVQRETGIDIDIIDLRTLVPLDVETILASVKKTGKVLLLHEDTLTAGFGGELAAIIAEHAFEHLDAPIVRVASWDTPVPFAIPLEQGFLPKGRLKASVERLSAY
- a CDS encoding MgtC/SapB family protein, whose protein sequence is MDELTDAWTRTDAHLLVRLAVAAGIGFLIGLEREFAKRVRERADAGQEPTAQEKQFAGLRTFTLIALLGFLAALSADSLGAWFFGLSLAGFIGLLVTSYRASIRRGDVGATSEVTALITFLLGGLAYEGELLFIIIVAVLVLLLLSFKLPLHRFVTRLNEQEVRAIIEFVVITVLVLPFLPNEGFGPHGTWNPKEIWTMVVLVSGISLVGYLLAKFLGSGRGTLMAGVVGGLVSSTAVALGFARRMRDGQGTAAHLALGILAAAAIMYPRMLLEVFAANRALLGTVAFPLVVITLAGLGSAAVLRRTRSDESDAPPMLANPLNFRIALQFAVLYAVVRWLVVWANVRFGDAGTYVAGAVAGITDVDAVTLGMSRLAMDPVWEQQAVVTILLAALVNTLVKHFIVLVVGGRALWRAVTPGFIAMELAALGGILWAAWG